AAAGTTAACCAAAAAAAGTGAACGTTGTTGCTTTTGTAAGAATTGGACAAAAAGAAGCCGGTCACGGGTACAATAAACATGAACAAGTACAGAAGTGTATGCACGAAAAACTTCTGAATCCATTCAGGTGTAAACTTTTTGGGTAGCTTTTTAGTGTATTTACGCCACCATACCTGTAACAAAATTAAGATTCGCCAACTTAACAAAGCCATCACTAAAACTCCCACTGTTTTATGGAAGTCATATAGCTCGTTTCTCATCAAAGTTTCACGAGAAAGACGCGCCATAAATGAACCAGTGGTAAATAATACTAAATAACAAGCAGCCATCACCCAATGCATGGACATTAGTTGCTTGAACGCAGAATTAACTCTGGGTTTGCTGACTAATTGTTGTGAACTCATATAACCACAGTTATTTTGGTGAAGTTTTCATTCTCAATTTTGTTGAATTCGATAAATCGTGTGAAAACGATATATCTAGAGATGGCTGGCTTTTGGTAGCGCCATAACTAGCTTGGTATGATTTTATAGATTTATTACGTGATTGTAACAACTGTACACGGAAGTTACAACCTAGCGATCGCCCCTATTCACAAGCTCATATCTTGTACGAGCTTTTCATCCCGCCAAAAAATAAAATACCGACGTTTAACTAAAGTGAGATAATTTGGGCTAGGAAAGTGTTTGAGCCATTTTGAAGAGACTTGTACTACTACCTAGAGAATAAATTCTCTGGCAGAATATAGGGTAGATACAAAATGTAAGTGACCATCG
Above is a window of Nostoc sp. UHCC 0702 DNA encoding:
- a CDS encoding cytochrome b, producing the protein MSSQQLVSKPRVNSAFKQLMSMHWVMAACYLVLFTTGSFMARLSRETLMRNELYDFHKTVGVLVMALLSWRILILLQVWWRKYTKKLPKKFTPEWIQKFFVHTLLYLFMFIVPVTGFFLSNSYKSNNVHFFWLTLPDLFTKNPDLVDVGRSLHFWLAYTFLAFIILHIFHQWKVVRALWRRFQNFLKTKNLARNNLRDK